Proteins found in one Ketobacter sp. MCCC 1A13808 genomic segment:
- a CDS encoding DUF6055 domain-containing protein, which translates to MKRILSTVTTMLLVNPVLAFNPPAPQPDPTPPAANSVTIEEHQTGFCRVDGTIDADVSGYRGDGYSNTVNEPGTAIVWQVTAAQMGSYDVVVRFANASGAARVAVTQIGDMDMETLSFEASDSWADWQEMTASVLLSAGTNTIRLVAVSDEGLPLVDSIRLQGEGLSAANCDAVVDPDPDPTPDPTPNPTPNPNPNPNPNPNEPADFQAVTNQYVFDGITASNTPYKDSARFRVYYGANGLGNFSQNNLDLTLAHMESAYDLFVTDWGFRSPGLSVHSDDGPYFKMNLYPSSYMNAGGVMLYDARAGLSYLQVLASQLTAPRVTVHEFGHSLALTEYQWVDQTRTGAWWETVANWVADTYLNSASYNDVRQRFGLGDGGTIIDLNKVIGQAHLMIVSDQNYYEAWPFLTYLTNNPDGYPGLGKMAVPDLMRNHKRNNETPLHVLERNVSPVSAQTVLGRYWARMAYLDIGHSKAQQAFFNSRARLNFSNLDSVGNQTYKVKSARAPQYGGANIIPLSVNGAGNVSVEITNLGNGRAESNFNATLSVRASSGATRYVTLANGSGQVSLSHDEEVSLVVVNTPDTLYQYDAFRTSSSSPEAQGLNYQVRITGAVPK; encoded by the coding sequence ATGAAACGTATATTGTCGACCGTGACAACGATGTTGCTTGTCAATCCGGTCTTGGCCTTTAATCCCCCGGCTCCGCAACCGGATCCGACACCGCCAGCGGCCAATTCAGTGACCATTGAAGAGCATCAAACCGGGTTCTGCCGGGTTGATGGCACCATTGATGCGGACGTTTCGGGCTATCGGGGCGATGGTTACAGCAACACAGTCAACGAACCCGGCACCGCCATTGTTTGGCAGGTAACCGCAGCGCAAATGGGTTCTTATGATGTGGTGGTGCGCTTTGCAAACGCCAGCGGCGCTGCACGGGTTGCGGTAACTCAGATTGGTGATATGGACATGGAAACGCTGTCGTTCGAAGCCAGTGACAGCTGGGCAGATTGGCAGGAGATGACGGCGAGTGTGCTGCTCTCGGCGGGGACGAATACGATCCGCCTGGTTGCTGTTTCAGATGAAGGGTTACCCTTGGTTGACAGTATCCGCTTGCAGGGCGAAGGGCTGAGCGCAGCGAATTGTGATGCTGTTGTGGATCCCGATCCCGATCCGACACCAGACCCGACCCCGAACCCGACCCCGAACCCGAACCCGAACCCGAACCCGAACCCGAACGAACCAGCGGATTTTCAGGCCGTTACCAATCAGTATGTTTTTGATGGTATTACTGCGTCGAACACACCCTATAAGGATTCTGCCCGTTTCCGTGTTTATTACGGCGCGAATGGGCTGGGCAACTTTTCCCAAAATAACCTGGATTTGACGCTGGCGCATATGGAATCGGCGTACGATCTTTTTGTGACTGATTGGGGGTTCCGGTCGCCGGGATTGTCGGTTCATTCCGATGATGGCCCGTATTTTAAAATGAATTTGTATCCATCCTCTTATATGAATGCTGGCGGTGTTATGTTGTATGACGCCCGCGCCGGTTTAAGTTATTTGCAGGTGCTTGCCAGTCAGTTAACTGCTCCGCGGGTGACGGTACATGAATTCGGACATTCGCTGGCGCTCACGGAGTACCAATGGGTGGATCAAACCCGTACCGGTGCCTGGTGGGAGACCGTCGCTAACTGGGTGGCGGATACCTATCTGAATTCGGCTTCCTACAATGATGTGCGTCAGCGTTTCGGCCTGGGTGATGGTGGCACCATCATTGATCTGAATAAAGTGATTGGACAAGCCCATCTGATGATTGTGAGTGATCAGAATTATTACGAAGCCTGGCCGTTCCTGACCTATCTGACAAACAATCCGGATGGCTATCCGGGGTTAGGTAAAATGGCCGTACCGGACCTGATGCGCAATCACAAGCGTAATAATGAAACTCCGTTGCATGTGCTGGAACGCAATGTCAGCCCGGTAAGTGCGCAAACCGTTCTGGGTCGTTACTGGGCACGCATGGCATACCTGGATATCGGCCATAGCAAAGCACAGCAGGCGTTTTTCAACAGCCGTGCCCGGCTCAATTTTTCCAACCTGGATTCCGTCGGCAACCAGACCTATAAAGTGAAGTCGGCACGTGCCCCGCAATACGGTGGTGCCAATATAATTCCGCTTTCCGTAAACGGAGCTGGCAACGTCAGTGTCGAGATAACCAATCTTGGAAATGGTCGCGCCGAAAGTAATTTCAATGCAACGTTGTCCGTGCGCGCAAGCAGCGGAGCAACACGTTATGTCACCCTGGCGAACGGGTCGGGGCAGGTCAGTTTGAGTCATGATGAAGAAGTGAGCCTGGTGGTGGTGAATACGCCTGACACGCTATATCAATACGATGCCTTTCGTACCAGTTCGAGCAGTCCGGAAGCGCAGGGACTTAATTACCAGGTCCGGATCACCGGCGCGGTGCCCAAATAA
- the trhA gene encoding PAQR family membrane homeostasis protein TrhA encodes MYYGEKFNSITHLVGAVFALVGLGALLAVSIDHKDVAMIVSFSVFGFTLVLLYTMSTLYHSFHPPKLKKLFQKFDHVSIYLLIAGTYTPYMMVSLAKGKGHLILALEWGLAILGLLLDIFIPKRMESLQIVIYLVMGWLCVVQFSNLQAAIPPPGMAWLTVGGIAYTVGILFYVLDSMNKLRHAHGIWHLFVLTGSVCHFVSIIAYVR; translated from the coding sequence ATGTACTACGGCGAAAAATTTAACAGCATTACTCATCTGGTCGGCGCTGTTTTTGCGTTGGTTGGGCTCGGCGCGTTATTGGCGGTGAGCATCGACCATAAAGACGTTGCCATGATCGTCAGCTTTTCGGTATTCGGTTTTACTTTGGTGTTGCTGTATACCATGTCCACGCTTTATCACAGCTTTCATCCCCCTAAACTTAAAAAACTGTTTCAAAAATTTGATCATGTTTCTATTTACTTGTTGATCGCCGGTACCTATACGCCGTACATGATGGTGTCCCTTGCTAAAGGTAAGGGGCACCTTATTCTGGCTCTGGAGTGGGGGCTGGCGATCCTGGGGTTATTGCTGGATATCTTTATTCCCAAGCGTATGGAAAGTCTGCAAATAGTGATCTATCTGGTGATGGGGTGGCTGTGTGTGGTTCAGTTTTCCAATCTACAGGCGGCCATACCACCACCGGGAATGGCATGGCTTACCGTTGGTGGAATCGCCTATACAGTGGGGATTTTGTTTTATGTCCTGGACAGTATGAACAAGCTTCGCCATGCACACGGAATTTGGCATTTGTTTGTATTGACCGGTTCGGTCTGCCACTTCGTATCGATCATCGCTTACGTGCGCTGA